From bacterium, a single genomic window includes:
- a CDS encoding S41 family peptidase, with product MRKRIILVILGFLFLSIVFGGDVKVSREKKWEDNPYKNLELLIDALNIVRDNYVEPVENKKLIYGALKGMLMSLDPYSAFLEPELKKELQIETKGEFEGVGMEITLKDGIITVVSPIEDTPAWKSGIKEGDKIIEIDGKSTKDMTTMEAAQMLRGKKGTKVTISVLREGVSNLMKFTLERDVIKIKSVKSKIYREIGYVRLTGFQENTTEDLKKTLIEFNEKNLKGLILDLRNNPGGLLNVAIEVSEMFLPPNKLIVYTQGRNKKDSAKFYSKNRPLWQKPIVLLVNGGSASASEILFGALKDNYQNFLSVGTKTFGKGSVQNVIPLSDGSAIKLTIAKYYTPKGICIEGEGIVPDIEVKLEGEKPIIPTSEEDTQFKRALEEIKKMI from the coding sequence ATGAGAAAAAGAATAATTTTAGTAATTCTGGGTTTTTTATTCCTTTCAATTGTTTTTGGTGGCGACGTCAAGGTTTCTCGGGAAAAGAAGTGGGAAGATAATCCCTATAAAAATCTGGAACTACTTATTGATGCTTTAAATATAGTCAGAGATAATTATGTTGAGCCTGTGGAGAATAAAAAACTCATATACGGTGCTTTAAAAGGTATGTTAATGTCTCTTGACCCATATAGTGCATTTTTAGAACCTGAATTGAAAAAAGAATTGCAGATAGAAACAAAAGGAGAGTTTGAAGGTGTGGGAATGGAAATAACACTTAAAGATGGAATAATTACTGTTGTAAGTCCAATTGAAGATACTCCTGCGTGGAAATCCGGAATTAAAGAGGGCGATAAAATAATAGAAATAGATGGAAAATCAACCAAAGATATGACAACTATGGAAGCGGCTCAAATGTTAAGAGGGAAAAAAGGTACAAAAGTAACAATAAGTGTTTTAAGAGAGGGTGTTTCAAATTTGATGAAGTTTACATTAGAAAGGGATGTCATAAAAATAAAATCAGTAAAATCAAAAATATATAGAGAAATTGGCTATGTGAGGTTAACCGGATTTCAGGAAAACACAACAGAAGATTTGAAAAAAACTTTAATTGAATTTAATGAAAAAAATTTAAAAGGTTTAATTCTTGATTTAAGAAATAATCCCGGTGGACTTTTAAATGTTGCTATTGAAGTGAGTGAAATGTTTTTACCGCCTAACAAATTAATTGTTTATACACAGGGAAGAAATAAAAAGGACTCTGCAAAATTCTACAGCAAAAATAGACCTTTATGGCAAAAGCCAATAGTTCTTCTTGTAAATGGAGGGAGTGCATCTGCTTCTGAAATATTGTTTGGTGCTCTTAAAGACAATTATCAAAATTTCCTTTCGGTGGGAACTAAAACTTTTGGTAAAGGTTCTGTTCAGAATGTTATACCACTTTCAGATGGTTCAGCGATAAAATTGACAATAGCAAAATATTATACTCCAAAGGGAATATGTATTGAAGGAGAAGGGATTGTTCCTGACATAGAGGTTAAACTTGAGGGAGAAAAACCAATAATTCCAACGAGTGAAGAGGATACTCAGTTTAAAAGAGCTCTTGAAGAAATAAAAAAGATGATTTAA
- the gatB gene encoding Asp-tRNA(Asn)/Glu-tRNA(Gln) amidotransferase subunit GatB: protein MEEYEIIIGLEVHVELLTKTKMFCGCSTEFGNPPNTQICPVCTGMPGVLPVINKRAIELAIKTGIVFNSNISKFCRFARKNYFYPDLPKNYQISQYEEPIATGGHLDVDGRRIHFKRIHLEEDAGKLLHSENSFFSFVDFNRSGIPLLEMVTEPDIRSPEEAERFLEKLKQILEYLEISDCNMEEGSLRCDANISVRKKGDEKLGVKTEVKNMNSFKSVRKALLYESKRQMEILKKGEKINQETRLWNEKEEITESMRTKEEAHDYRYFPEPDLVPVEINSEWIEKIKGEIAELPDERKERFKKEYNLSDYDAGVLISQKGIADYFEICVRNYNNPKIIANWIMGELLSLTKGKILNKEEIPLKVENFIEILKMIDEKKITMTVGKEIFKESFMTGEKPSEIVKKRNLIQIEDESIIKNIVNEVLQENQKAIDDWKKGKEQVIGFLVGQVMRKTGGKTNPNIVKEILLDSLKNLK from the coding sequence ATGGAAGAGTATGAAATAATTATTGGACTTGAAGTACATGTTGAACTTTTGACAAAAACAAAGATGTTCTGTGGTTGTTCAACAGAATTTGGAAATCCCCCAAATACTCAAATCTGTCCTGTCTGTACAGGAATGCCTGGAGTTTTACCTGTTATAAATAAAAGAGCAATTGAACTAGCCATAAAAACAGGTATTGTTTTTAATTCAAATATTTCAAAATTTTGTAGATTTGCAAGAAAAAATTATTTTTATCCTGATTTACCAAAAAATTATCAGATATCTCAATATGAAGAACCTATTGCAACAGGAGGTCATCTTGATGTAGATGGAAGAAGAATCCATTTTAAAAGAATACATCTTGAAGAAGATGCAGGGAAATTATTACATTCTGAAAACAGTTTTTTCTCATTTGTTGATTTTAACAGAAGTGGAATTCCTTTACTTGAAATGGTTACAGAACCAGATATAAGAAGTCCAGAAGAGGCAGAAAGGTTTCTTGAAAAATTGAAGCAGATACTTGAATATCTTGAAATAAGTGATTGCAATATGGAAGAAGGTTCTTTAAGATGTGATGCAAATATTTCTGTCAGGAAAAAAGGAGATGAAAAACTTGGAGTAAAGACAGAAGTTAAAAATATGAATTCTTTTAAATCTGTTAGAAAAGCACTACTATATGAAAGTAAAAGGCAGATGGAGATACTAAAAAAAGGAGAAAAAATAAATCAGGAGACCAGATTGTGGAATGAGAAAGAAGAGATAACTGAAAGTATGAGGACTAAAGAAGAAGCACATGATTATAGATATTTTCCTGAACCAGACCTTGTTCCTGTTGAGATAAATAGTGAATGGATTGAAAAAATAAAAGGAGAAATAGCAGAACTTCCAGATGAAAGAAAAGAAAGATTTAAGAAAGAATATAATCTATCTGATTATGACGCAGGTGTTTTAATTTCTCAAAAAGGTATTGCAGATTATTTTGAAATATGTGTAAGAAATTATAACAATCCGAAAATAATTGCAAACTGGATAATGGGTGAACTCTTATCTTTAACAAAAGGTAAAATATTAAATAAAGAAGAAATTCCTCTAAAAGTAGAAAATTTTATTGAAATTTTAAAAATGATTGATGAAAAAAAGATAACAATGACTGTTGGTAAAGAAATATTTAAAGAATCGTTTATGACAGGTGAAAAACCATCTGAAATTGTAAAAAAGAGAAATCTTATTCAGATAGAAGACGAAAGTATAATAAAAAATATTGTTAATGAAGTTTTACAGGAAAACCAGAAAGCAATTGATGACTGGAAAAAAGGAAAAGAGCAGGTTATAGGTTTTCTGGTTGGTCAAGTAATGCGAAAAACAGGTGGAAAAACGAATCCAAATATTGTAAAGGAAATTTTATTGGACAGTTTAAAAAATTTAAAATAA